The nucleotide sequence GCCTCCTCAATCGCCGTTCGGTGCTGAGCAGTGCTGCCGTGACATTCGGGCTCGCCATCGCTGCGGGAGCAAAGATCGGGGAAGCCTATGGGGTTGGCGTCAGACTGCCGGATCTGCCGCCCGAGTTTCGCGACTTTCCGATCTGCCGCGCCTCGACACGGATCGATGTCCCCGATCCGAAAGGGCCGCCGCGCAAGATCCGGTTTGCCTACAACGGCACGGGCATCTGCACCGCGGCGGTGCCGGTTGCGCTTCACCGAGGCTATTTCACCCGGCATAATCTGGATGTCGAATTTGTTCAGCTCGCCGGCTCGATCGATCAGATGTTGCAGGCGCTGGCCACCGACAAGGCCGACGCCGGCGTCAGCATGGCGCTCAACTGGCTCAAGCCACTGGAAGGTGGCTTCGACGTCAAGCTGACCACCGGGATGCATGGCGGCTGCACGCGACTGCTCGTGCATCGCGATTCCGGAATCACCGATATTGCCCAGTTGCGCGGCAGAAGCATCGGGGTCAGCAACCTCGCCGGCACGCCGCGGCACTTTTTCTCGGTGATGCTGGCGGACAAGGGGCTCAATCCTGACAAAGATGTCGAGTGGCGGGAATTCCCGGCTGATCTACTGCCGGTGGCGTTGCAGCGCGGCGAGGTGAATGCGCTGGCCGACTCCGATCCCGCCGTGTGGCTGGCACGCCTGCGCAGCAACGGCGAGTTGGTGGAGATCGCCTCGAACCTGTCCGGCGATTACGCCAATCTCACCTGTTGTGTGTTGGGTATCCGCGCATCCCTGCTGCGGGAGGACCGTGCAGTCGCCGCGGCATTGACCGCGGCCAGTCTGGAGGCCGCCGCACACGTTGCCGCCAATCCAGACGACGCCGCGGCGGTGTTTGCACCATACACTCCGAAAGTTCCGGTCGGCGAACTCGCCGCCATGCTGCGCAGTCACACCCACGATCATCATCCGGCGGGCGATGAACTGCGCAAGGAACTGGTTCGGATCATCACCGATTTGAAACGTGCCTCCGTCCTCAGACAGAGCACCGATCCGAACAAGTTCGCTGCGCGCATTGTCGAGAATGTGTTCGACTGATGCAAAATCAGGCGGCATCTGCACCTCAACCCGTTGTGAGCCTTGCGCTCGATTCCCCCGATCTGGCCCTGGCCTATGAGCGCACCAGCGATCCCCAATTCAAGCACGGCCAGATCCTCGTCAAGGCGCTGAACATTGGACCGGGCGAGCAGGTTCTTGATCTTGGTGCCGGCACCGGCCGCCTTGGCGCGTACGTCGCCGAACTCGTCGGCCCGGCGGGGCAGGTGATCGCGATCGATCCGCTTCCTCTACGCGTCGATATTGCGCAAGCCAAAGCCAAGCCCAATCTGGAGGCGAGGGTGGGACGGGCCGAGGATCTGTCGCAATTTGCGTCAGATGAGTTCGACGTCGTCTACCTCAACAGCGTGTTCCACTGGATTGCGGACAAGCCACGCGCGCTTCGCGAGATTTTCCGTGTGCTCAAGCCAGGCGGTCGGCTCGGCCTCAACTCGGCCGACCCGCATCGCCTGCACCAGTTCCGGCGACATGTCGCCGAAATCTTCAACGAGCAGGGCATTGACGCCCCTGCGAACGCGACAATTCCCGTTGACCAGCAGGAACTTCAAGCTTTGCTTTCGGCGGCCGGCTTCGTTCACGTCGAAACCCGGCATCACACCCTGGTCGACTTTCATCCGGACGTGGACAGCCTCATCGCCTGGTCCCGCAGCAGCTCGTTCGGAAACTCCCTGGCCTCGCTGAGCAACATCCAGCAAACGCAACTTCGCGACGTCTTGGCGCAGCGTCTCGAACCCTTTCGTACGCCTGATGGCCTTCGGCTCGAACGCTATCTGATTTTCGCCACCGCCCGGCGTCCGGCTGTCGCCGGGGCAAGTGGTTGATACGATAGACGGCCGATCAAGCCGAAAACGAGGCTTCGTTCCGTTCGCCGAAAATCCGCCTTTCCAACGCGGATCTCGGCGACCTGGCGAGGCGTGATCACGAAGGGACGTCACCCCGCATCAATTGATGTCCACGACGACGCGATCGGCGAATTTCTTGGTGTCGGTCGTGCGCTTGAGGACTTCCACCACCTTCAGCTCTTCGGCGTAGGTGATGATCTCGGTCTTGAAATCCTCGCCGATCGGATGGCGGTGGTTGGTCAGCGTCCGCAGCATGCGGCCAAGATCGGCCGGGTTCTCCTTCGGGGCATAGGGAGCGTAGGCGGCGGCTGCATCGTCGGGATTTTCGTGCGACCATTGCGCCGCCTCAATCAGCGCCTTGGAAGCGGCGACCGCGGTTGGCCTGTCGGCACGATAGAGGCTGCCGCGCACGCCGATGACACAGCAGGCGCGGTCGGCATATTCGTCGACCAGGTTGGTCGCAACCTCGACCAGGTTATGGCTTTGCTTCAGCTTGTAAGCCAGCGGGTCGCTGGTGCTGATGGCGTCGACCTCACCCTTCTCGACCGCGACGCCGAGCAGGTCCGGCGGAAACTGCCGCCAATCGATTTCGTTGACCGGGTCGATGCCGCGCTTCGACAGCGCAATGGCGAAAAAGTTGCGGTCGACGCCGGCGATGTCGCCGACGCCGATCCGCTTGCCGCGCAGCGATTGAAGATTGGTCAATCCCGAGTTCCGGGCGGCGAGGATATTCATGCAGCCGCCGTGGGTCGCCCCGGTCAGCTTGACGTCGAAGCCGGCTTCCAGCGGCTTGATCCAGCGCAGCGCCATGCCGAGAGCAAGGTCAGCCGTGCCGGAGGACACCGACTGCAGCAGCAGATCGGTCGAACCCGCCCAGTTGATGGACTCGACGTTGAGCTGGTATTTCTCGAAGAACCCGCGATGCAGCGCCACCGGAACGGCAATATGACAGAGTGCGGTCGGCATCCAGGCCAGCTTCAAGCGCTTGGCCTCCTGCGCGCGTGCGCGGCAAACGAAACCGAACGGGGCCGCAATCGCTGCCCCGGCCGCTGCCGTCAAGATCGCACGGCGCGACATCGCCCCTCGCTTCGCGCCGGTTTCGGCCGATGCATCCGGATCAATCATGTGTCGCCCCCGTTGCGGCCGGACCACCCGCCGCCCATGTTCCGCGCCGAAAGCTAAGCACGGATGCGATGGTATTCGTTTGCCTTTTTCTGTGACTCTGTAGATGACCACCCCGCCCGGAGCGGGCGCGATGAAGCTTCTTGCCAGTACCTTGCCAAGCGCGTTGCCAAGCCTCTGATCACCACGCGCGCTGCCCGCAGCTGGGCACGAACGGCCATGCCTTCGCAGTCCCGGTTCACGCCGGAACTCAATGGCAGACGCCCCACCCGCCCGCCACAATTGCGGCCAGTGGCGTGCTCGGCAACGCGATGGTCGCGACCACGCGTTGGGATTGGCCGTCGACCACCATCAGCTTGGGCGGGTCCATCAGCGGCAGATAGAGCTTGCGGCTGTCGGACGTCACCGCGCCGCGAAGCGGCGTGCCCGGCAATGTGATCTCGCCCGACAGGCTCGGGCGATCGAGATCGTACACCAGCAGCCGGTGCAGCGCCGCGCTGGCAACGAAACCGACGCTGTCGAGCCACGCGGTGTAGATGCCGGTCACGACGGACGCGCCGCGCAGTCTCACCGGCTGAACGAGTCGCTCGCTTCGGACGACGAGCGCCTGACGCGATGGCTCTGGAATCAGCAGAACCCTGCCGGTCCCCGATGGAACGGCTGGCCCGGCACCTGGGCCCGCCTCGATATGATCGATCGCCTGACGCCGCTCCAGATCGAGCACGGCGATCGTGCCGCCGCCCTGCGGCTGCGCCAGCGCCTGGCGGTCGCTGGGAGTCCGCGTCAGCGTCGCGATCTCCGTCCCGATCGCTCCGAGGACGATCTCGCCGACATGCTCGCCGCTCATCACATCGATCATGCCGATGCCTGCGAGGCCCTCGGCCGCGTAGAAGATCAGCGTGTCCTGGTTGGCGAACATCACGTCGCGAAGCGGCGGCAACCCGGCGATCTTCGTCCTGACCCGGTCGGTATCAAGATCGACCAGCGCGATTGCGCCCGCGGCGAGGTCGATGGCGGCAAGGATGCGCCCGCGGCTGCCGAGCACAAGCCGCTGGGCAAGGTTGGGCAGCACGATCTCTTTGAGCGCGCCGCCGGACACGTTCAGCACGGAGAGCGCCGCCCGGCCGTCGGTGGCGACCAGCTTGGCAAGCTCCCGGCTCACCTCCACCTGGCGCGGGACAATGTCGATGTGCAGCGTGCCGACAATGCGGTCGGTGTCGGTGTCGATGACGGAGATGGCCGGCGTTTCGGCGGACGGCACGAACACATAACCCTGGATGTAGGCTGCGACGAGCCAAGCCGGCGCGGCCGGGCTGGCGAAGAGTGTGATGAGCAGGGCCAGCGCTGCCAGCAGCGGCGTCCGCATCGCCCTGCCAAGCCGGGCTGCATGAGAGCCGTCGTGCCTGGTCATTGCGGCATCAGGCCTTGAGCAGATCGACGAACACCCGGTTGGTGAATCGAACCGGGTCCGTGCCCGGCTTGAGGACGCCGACCTCCTTGAGGTCGCGGGCATAGGACAGCACCTGCTGGCGGAACTCCTCGCCGGTCGGGCAGCCGCGCTGTGCGTCGTAGGGATAGCTTGCGATCATCTCGCCAATTTCCTCATCGCTGGCCTTATGCGGCGCGAAGTGCCGGGCGGCAGTGACCGCGAGCGAATTGTCGCCGTCGACCAGCAGTGCCGCTTCCACGAAGGCGCGGGTCAGCCCGGCCGCCGCCGGCCGGTTCTCACGGATGAGCGAGCCGCGGATCGCCAGCACGCAGCACGTTCGCATGCCCAGTTCGCCGGTGCCGTTGGAGGCAAGCTCGAACAATTTTCCCTGGCTGCGCTTGACCACGAAATAGGCGTTGGGATGATTGTCGACGAAGGCGTCGATCTCGCCCTTGTCGACCGCGAGCGAGAACACGTCGGCCGGGAACTGCCGCCAGGTGATGTCATTGTCGGGATCGATGCCGGCCTTTTTCAGCACCGAGGCGTAGAGGAACTTGTTGGGGCTGGCGAGATCAGCCATGCCGATGCGCTTGCCGCGCAGATCGGCGATCGACGTGATACCGGCGGCCCGGGACGCGATCAGGTAAGAACAGCCGGCATGCACGCCTGCGGTCAGCTTGACGTCGAAGCCGGCCTCGAGCGGCTTGATGAACCGAAGAATGTTGTTGGACGTCGCGTCAGCCTTGCCGAGCGCGACCGCCTCGAGAATCGCGTTGGTGTCGGAGCCGACATTGAGAGTATCGACTTCCAGACCATGCTTTTCGAAGATGCCGCGCTGCTGGGCGAGGCCGACTACGACGAGGCACAGCGACGACGGGTTCCAGATGATCGTGATCTTGGTCGAAGGCTGGATCACGGCCGGCGCCGCCGGTGCGCTCGCTGCGGGTTGAGCCAATGCGCTCCCAGCGAGAAGCGAAAGCGATGCGGTCGCGCCCGCCGTCTGCAGCAGCGCACGCCGGCTCAACCGTGTCGGTTGCGGCACCTCGCTGCTGGCGCCGTCGGGTGCGGTCTTCCGGTCAGTGGCGGTTTGCAGCGGGTGTGCCATTCGTGCGGTCCTTCGGGTGCGTTCGTTGATGCCCAACCGCAGCGGGGGGTAGGCGATGGATTCTGACCCAGTGTCTTGTTCACGTCTGCACCGCAGAACGCAGGGCGAACGCGGGATTGTGCCAATAGGAAGACGATAATTAGTATATCGTTTTTGTCAATTATTCTTGCGCGTCTCGTCGTGATGACGATACCCTGTCTGAGTTCTGCCGCTGCGCCATTTGCGACGCCGTCCTGTTCCGCGCTTGGCTTTGGTGCAAATGAGAAATCGCCATGATCGCAAAAACGACATGTCTCACGATCGAACCGGTTGAAGGCACGGGTAATTGGCCGGAGGGGATCGCGTGAAAGCCCAAGAGCTGTTCGGCGATGTCCTGGTCTCGGATCTGCCGACGGTGCCCGCCATCGGCATCGATATCGGATCGCGCCAAGCCAAGGCCGCGCTGATCGGCAACGGATCGGTCTACACCGCCATTACGTCGAGCGGCGTCGATTCCCAGGAAACCGCCGACCGGTTGATCGGCCGGCTGCTGCGCGATGCCGGCATCGTCCGCAATGACGTCGCCTTCGTGGTCGGCACCGGATATGGCCGGATCGCGCTCAGCTACGACGATGTGCCGACCACGATCGTCACCGAGATTTCGTGCCACGCCATGGGTGCGCACGCGCTCAATCGCGGAACACGAACCATTATCGACATCGGTGGCCAGGACGCCAAGGCAATCCGGGTCGACCCCGACAACGGGCGCGTGGTCGAATTCGTCCTCAACGACAAATGCGCCGCCGGCACCGGACGGTTTCTTGAGCGCATCGCCGAACTGCTCGGCTATCGGCTGGACGAGCTTGGTGAGAAGTCGCTGCAGGCGAAAAAGAAGATCGAGATCAGCAGCCAGTGCGTGGTGTTCGCCGAATCCGAGGTGATCTCGCTGAAGGCCAAGGGCGAGCATCCGGAGGATATCGCCGCGGCGATCCACTACGCCTCGGCGCGGCGGGTGCGCAATCTGGTCAACCGGGTGGGGCTTGATCCGGAACTGGTGTTCTCTGGCGGCGTCTCCAACAATCTCGGCATGAAGCGGGCGCTGGAGGATCTGATCGGCCACCCGATCACCACGCCAAAGCTCGACATGGTCTATGCCGGCGCGATCGGCGCAGCCGTCATCGCGCAGCGGCACTATCAGGCCGGACACGCCTGACATAGCCAAACACTCCGGACAGGACAACGAGGCCCCAATGCTGTCGATTCAGGACGTCATCGATCCGGTGCTTGTCGAGCGCGTTTCCGAGGCCACGGTGCTCGGCCTGGACATCGGCTCGCGGGCGGCGAAGGGCGTGCTGCTCCACGATGGAGAGGCGTTCGTTGCCAAGGTCTGGACCGGCGTGAACATGCAGGTCACCGCCGACGAACTGCTTGCCGACCTGCTCGGTCTGGCAAATCTGAGCGAGGCTGATATCGATTATGCCGTCGGCACCGGCTATGGCCGGGTGGCGCTGCGCTTTGACAACATCCCCAGCGAAATCATCACCGAGATTGCCTGCCATGCCATGGGGGCGCATTTTCTCAATGCAGCAACCCGGACGATCGTCGACATCGGCGGGCAGGATTCCAAGGCGATCCAGGTTGATCCCGACACCGGAAAAGTTGCCAAGTTCATCATGAACGACAAGTGCGCAGCCGGAACCGGGCGTTTCCTGGAGAAGGCCGCGGCTCTGCTCGACTATACCGTCAAGGAGGTCGGCCCGGCCTCGCTTGAAGCCAGTTCGCATCCGCAGATCAGCAGCCAATGCACGGTGTTCGCCGAATCGGAGATCATTTCGCTGCGGGCCCGCGGCGTGCCGCGGCAGGATATCGCCGCCGGCATCCACTTTGCTTCAGCCCGGCGCGTGCGCAATCTGGTCAGCAAGGTTCCGCTGCAAGAGGATCTCGTTTTCACCGGCGGGGTCTCGAACAATGCCGGCATGAAGCACGCGCTGGAGGTGCTGATCGGCTTTCCGATCAAGCCGACTCGGATCGATGCCATTTATGCCGGCGCGCTTGGAGCGGCGATCTATGCCCAACAATTCCTGACGGAGCGGCGCCGCACCTTGGCGCGCCAGACCAGCACTGGATGTGACGTCTCCGACGTGACCGCGCGCATCGCCCTGGCCGAAGCCCGGTTCGTCGCCCGCACCGATGTCAAGAAGGCGGCGTATCTGTGCAACTACACCCCGGTCGAGTTGCTCGGTGCGTCGGGGGCGGCGTTCATTCGCCTGCTGAAATGCGGCAGCTCCGAGGATGTCTCGCGCGGAGAGCGCATCACCAAGAGCGTATTCTGCGACTTCACCAAAGCGGTGCTCGGCCAGTTCGAAACCAAAACACCTGTGAACGAGGCGGTCGACCAAGTATTCACCTTTTACACCTGCGACGCGATGCGGGCGACATCGCAGGCGATCGACAATTTCTACCGCCCGGCGCGCGGCTACATCGTCCCGCGCAATGCCGATCGCGAGGGCTCGCGCGCCTTCTTCCGCTCCGAAATCCTGAGCTTCCGAGGTGACCTCGAACAGCTCACCGGTCGCGAAATCCATGATGAGGACGTGCAGGCGCAGATCGGCCTGTTCAACCGCGTCCGCGCCATCGTGCGCGATATCTCGGCCCTGCGCAAACGGCGAAACCCGCCGCTGGATGGGCGCGCCTTTCTTGAAATCGCACGCGCGGCGGCGACATTGGAGGCCGAAGAGCTGATCCCGTTGCTGGAAGAGGTGCGTGAACGACTCACCCGCGTGCCGGACCAGGGGGCGCGGCGGCTTAGGCTGATGATGTGCGGCGGCATCATCGCCGACGGTGATCGCAAGATCCTCGATCTTGTCGAGGACGAGATCGGCGCCGCCATCGTGGTCGAGGATCACTGCACCGGTCTCAGCCCATTCTATCAAGACACCAACGCCGCCGGCGATCCGTGGCGCGCGCTCGCCGAGGCCTATCTGGACCGTGCGCCGTGCGCCCGTCAGGTTCCGCTTGATCGTCGGGTGGAGTTCGCGGTGAACCTCGCGCGCGAATACGACGTCGACGGCGTGCTGTTCACCTACCTCAAGTTCTGTCCCTGCTACGGGC is from Blastochloris viridis and encodes:
- a CDS encoding 2-hydroxyacyl-CoA dehydratase — translated: MPARSAQPSSRSGTIRPDTPDIAKHSGQDNEAPMLSIQDVIDPVLVERVSEATVLGLDIGSRAAKGVLLHDGEAFVAKVWTGVNMQVTADELLADLLGLANLSEADIDYAVGTGYGRVALRFDNIPSEIITEIACHAMGAHFLNAATRTIVDIGGQDSKAIQVDPDTGKVAKFIMNDKCAAGTGRFLEKAAALLDYTVKEVGPASLEASSHPQISSQCTVFAESEIISLRARGVPRQDIAAGIHFASARRVRNLVSKVPLQEDLVFTGGVSNNAGMKHALEVLIGFPIKPTRIDAIYAGALGAAIYAQQFLTERRRTLARQTSTGCDVSDVTARIALAEARFVARTDVKKAAYLCNYTPVELLGASGAAFIRLLKCGSSEDVSRGERITKSVFCDFTKAVLGQFETKTPVNEAVDQVFTFYTCDAMRATSQAIDNFYRPARGYIVPRNADREGSRAFFRSEILSFRGDLEQLTGREIHDEDVQAQIGLFNRVRAIVRDISALRKRRNPPLDGRAFLEIARAAATLEAEELIPLLEEVRERLTRVPDQGARRLRLMMCGGIIADGDRKILDLVEDEIGAAIVVEDHCTGLSPFYQDTNAAGDPWRALAEAYLDRAPCARQVPLDRRVEFAVNLAREYDVDGVLFTYLKFCPCYGLTKGKFLNAFQEAGFPVLELANDYSQGDDGQIKTRLEAFVEVLTEKAEA
- a CDS encoding class I SAM-dependent methyltransferase translates to MQNQAASAPQPVVSLALDSPDLALAYERTSDPQFKHGQILVKALNIGPGEQVLDLGAGTGRLGAYVAELVGPAGQVIAIDPLPLRVDIAQAKAKPNLEARVGRAEDLSQFASDEFDVVYLNSVFHWIADKPRALREIFRVLKPGGRLGLNSADPHRLHQFRRHVAEIFNEQGIDAPANATIPVDQQELQALLSAAGFVHVETRHHTLVDFHPDVDSLIAWSRSSSFGNSLASLSNIQQTQLRDVLAQRLEPFRTPDGLRLERYLIFATARRPAVAGASG
- a CDS encoding ABC transporter substrate-binding protein, with protein sequence MWRAGGASAIEFRREPGLRRHGRSCPAAGSARGDQRLGNALGKVLARSFIAPAPGGVVIYRVTEKGKRIPSHPCLAFGAEHGRRVVRPQRGRHMIDPDASAETGAKRGAMSRRAILTAAAGAAIAAPFGFVCRARAQEAKRLKLAWMPTALCHIAVPVALHRGFFEKYQLNVESINWAGSTDLLLQSVSSGTADLALGMALRWIKPLEAGFDVKLTGATHGGCMNILAARNSGLTNLQSLRGKRIGVGDIAGVDRNFFAIALSKRGIDPVNEIDWRQFPPDLLGVAVEKGEVDAISTSDPLAYKLKQSHNLVEVATNLVDEYADRACCVIGVRGSLYRADRPTAVAASKALIEAAQWSHENPDDAAAAYAPYAPKENPADLGRMLRTLTNHRHPIGEDFKTEIITYAEELKVVEVLKRTTDTKKFADRVVVDIN
- a CDS encoding YncE family protein translates to MTRHDGSHAARLGRAMRTPLLAALALLITLFASPAAPAWLVAAYIQGYVFVPSAETPAISVIDTDTDRIVGTLHIDIVPRQVEVSRELAKLVATDGRAALSVLNVSGGALKEIVLPNLAQRLVLGSRGRILAAIDLAAGAIALVDLDTDRVRTKIAGLPPLRDVMFANQDTLIFYAAEGLAGIGMIDVMSGEHVGEIVLGAIGTEIATLTRTPSDRQALAQPQGGGTIAVLDLERRQAIDHIEAGPGAGPAVPSGTGRVLLIPEPSRQALVVRSERLVQPVRLRGASVVTGIYTAWLDSVGFVASAALHRLLVYDLDRPSLSGEITLPGTPLRGAVTSDSRKLYLPLMDPPKLMVVDGQSQRVVATIALPSTPLAAIVAGGWGVCH
- a CDS encoding ABC transporter substrate-binding protein — its product is MTEQAKDGADFAPPVRGSAGQGLLNRRSVLSSAAVTFGLAIAAGAKIGEAYGVGVRLPDLPPEFRDFPICRASTRIDVPDPKGPPRKIRFAYNGTGICTAAVPVALHRGYFTRHNLDVEFVQLAGSIDQMLQALATDKADAGVSMALNWLKPLEGGFDVKLTTGMHGGCTRLLVHRDSGITDIAQLRGRSIGVSNLAGTPRHFFSVMLADKGLNPDKDVEWREFPADLLPVALQRGEVNALADSDPAVWLARLRSNGELVEIASNLSGDYANLTCCVLGIRASLLREDRAVAAALTAASLEAAAHVAANPDDAAAVFAPYTPKVPVGELAAMLRSHTHDHHPAGDELRKELVRIITDLKRASVLRQSTDPNKFAARIVENVFD
- a CDS encoding ABC transporter substrate-binding protein; the encoded protein is MGINERTRRTARMAHPLQTATDRKTAPDGASSEVPQPTRLSRRALLQTAGATASLSLLAGSALAQPAASAPAAPAVIQPSTKITIIWNPSSLCLVVVGLAQQRGIFEKHGLEVDTLNVGSDTNAILEAVALGKADATSNNILRFIKPLEAGFDVKLTAGVHAGCSYLIASRAAGITSIADLRGKRIGMADLASPNKFLYASVLKKAGIDPDNDITWRQFPADVFSLAVDKGEIDAFVDNHPNAYFVVKRSQGKLFELASNGTGELGMRTCCVLAIRGSLIRENRPAAAGLTRAFVEAALLVDGDNSLAVTAARHFAPHKASDEEIGEMIASYPYDAQRGCPTGEEFRQQVLSYARDLKEVGVLKPGTDPVRFTNRVFVDLLKA
- a CDS encoding acyl-CoA dehydratase activase gives rise to the protein MKAQELFGDVLVSDLPTVPAIGIDIGSRQAKAALIGNGSVYTAITSSGVDSQETADRLIGRLLRDAGIVRNDVAFVVGTGYGRIALSYDDVPTTIVTEISCHAMGAHALNRGTRTIIDIGGQDAKAIRVDPDNGRVVEFVLNDKCAAGTGRFLERIAELLGYRLDELGEKSLQAKKKIEISSQCVVFAESEVISLKAKGEHPEDIAAAIHYASARRVRNLVNRVGLDPELVFSGGVSNNLGMKRALEDLIGHPITTPKLDMVYAGAIGAAVIAQRHYQAGHA